Proteins from a genomic interval of Hydrogenophaga sp. PAMC20947:
- a CDS encoding ABC transporter ATP-binding protein has product MQLTLERVSKTVGPSVHLYPQTLSPVPGAVTVLLGATQAGKTSLMRLMAGLDVPSKGRVLVDGVDVTGVPVRDRNIAMVYQQFINYPSMNVFNNIASPLKLRGESAEAIDRQVRALAEKLHIDVFLERLPAELSGGQQQRVALARALVKGAPLMLLDEPLVNLDYKLREELRDELSQLFSTGGATVVYATTEPAEALLLGGYTAVMDQGELLQYGPTAEVFHRPESIRVARAFSDPPMNLLPAQVTEGGVQIAGGALVPLTLPAPAGRDVTLGIRASALRKRGRDGDLPLIGTVDLAEISGSDTFVHAHTAVGDLVAQLTGVHNFELGSSITLHVSPSQVYLFDASGALLVAPERIGGSR; this is encoded by the coding sequence ATGCAGTTGACTTTGGAGCGCGTGAGCAAGACGGTGGGGCCGTCGGTTCATCTCTATCCCCAGACCTTGTCCCCGGTGCCGGGTGCGGTGACGGTTTTGCTCGGCGCAACCCAGGCGGGCAAGACCAGCCTGATGCGGTTGATGGCAGGACTCGATGTGCCGTCCAAGGGACGGGTACTGGTCGATGGCGTGGACGTGACGGGCGTGCCTGTGCGCGATCGCAACATCGCCATGGTCTACCAGCAGTTCATCAACTACCCCTCGATGAACGTGTTCAACAACATTGCTTCGCCGCTCAAGCTCCGCGGTGAAAGTGCTGAAGCCATCGATCGCCAGGTGCGCGCTCTGGCAGAGAAGCTGCACATTGATGTCTTTCTGGAGCGGCTGCCTGCCGAACTTTCAGGTGGGCAGCAGCAGCGAGTGGCGCTGGCGCGGGCCTTGGTCAAAGGCGCGCCGCTGATGCTGCTGGACGAGCCGCTGGTGAATTTGGACTACAAGCTGCGTGAAGAACTTCGCGATGAGCTTTCGCAGCTGTTTTCCACCGGGGGAGCGACTGTTGTGTACGCCACCACAGAGCCTGCTGAGGCGTTGCTGTTGGGTGGGTACACCGCCGTGATGGATCAGGGCGAGTTGCTGCAATACGGTCCCACTGCCGAGGTCTTTCACCGCCCTGAGTCGATTCGCGTCGCGCGTGCTTTCAGCGATCCGCCCATGAACTTGTTGCCAGCACAGGTGACAGAGGGGGGGGTGCAAATCGCGGGAGGGGCACTGGTGCCCTTGACTTTGCCGGCACCTGCCGGCCGCGACGTGACACTGGGCATTCGTGCCAGTGCGTTGCGCAAGCGGGGTCGTGACGGCGATCTGCCGCTCATCGGTACGGTGGACCTGGCTGAAATATCTGGCTCCGATACCTTTGTGCATGCGCACACCGCGGTCGGCGATCTGGTGGCCCAACTCACGGGCGTGCACAACTTCGAGCTGGGTTCAAGCATCACCCTGCATGTGAGCCCATCGCAGGTCTATCTGTTTGACGCTTCGGGGGCTTTGCTGGTCGCGCCCGAACGTATAGGAGGGAGCCGCTGA
- a CDS encoding DeoR/GlpR family DNA-binding transcription regulator produces the protein MNLAPRHTQLLDEVRAHGPQTIEALSERFGVTLQTVRRDVQRLAEAGLLSRFHGGVRLPGSTTQNIAYRQRQAMLSEAKSGIARAIAQRVPNGCSLILNIGTTIEAVAHELRNHRGLRVITNNLHIAALLSTNPECEVIVAGGLVRAADQGIVGEATVDFMRQFKVDIGLIGISGIESDGTLRDFDYREVKVARTIIEQSREVWVAADHSKFNRPAMVELARLDEIDVMFTDAPPPSPFDELMVQGNVQCVVADANSARKG, from the coding sequence ATGAATCTCGCTCCCCGCCACACCCAGCTACTCGACGAGGTGCGCGCCCACGGGCCTCAAACGATCGAGGCCTTGTCAGAGCGTTTCGGCGTCACCCTGCAAACCGTGCGGCGCGATGTGCAGCGCTTGGCCGAGGCCGGGTTGCTGTCGCGTTTTCATGGCGGCGTTCGACTGCCCGGTTCAACCACCCAGAACATTGCCTACCGGCAGCGACAGGCCATGTTGTCCGAGGCCAAATCGGGTATCGCGCGGGCCATTGCCCAGCGTGTGCCCAACGGCTGCTCCCTGATCCTCAACATCGGCACCACCATTGAGGCGGTGGCCCACGAGCTCCGCAACCACCGAGGCCTGCGCGTGATCACGAACAACCTGCACATCGCCGCGCTGCTCAGCACCAACCCGGAGTGCGAAGTCATCGTGGCCGGCGGCCTGGTGCGCGCAGCGGACCAAGGGATCGTTGGGGAAGCCACAGTGGACTTCATGCGCCAGTTCAAGGTGGACATCGGCCTGATCGGCATCAGCGGCATCGAATCCGATGGCACGCTGCGCGATTTCGATTACAGGGAAGTGAAGGTGGCGCGCACCATCATTGAGCAGTCCCGCGAGGTCTGGGTCGCCGCCGACCACAGCAAATTCAACCGCCCCGCCATGGTGGAACTGGCCCGGCTGGACGAAATCGACGTGATGTTCACCGACGCCCCGCCACCGTCCCCTTTTGACGAACTGATGGTGCAGGGGAATGTGCAGTGTGTGGTCGCGGATGCAAATTCGGCCCGCAAGGGCTGA
- the glpK gene encoding glycerol kinase GlpK codes for MSNYLLALDQGTSSSRSIVFDRAGRVVAMAQQEFPQIYPQPGWVEHDPLTLWSTQLDTARQAMKEAGLSAADIRAIGITNQRETTVVWNRKTGEPVYNAIVWQDRRAEAACVKLRDAGMNDTVLQKTGLRIDAYFSGTKLQWILDNVAGARAQAERGELAFGTVDSWLIWKLTGGAVHATDHSNAARTMLFNIHTRTWDSELLDALHIPASLMPEALPSAAEFGHTQAEWLGAPMVIGGVAGDQQSALFGQACFQAGMAKNTYGTGCFMLMHTGERFQLSENGLITTAAAQPPGAPQYALEGSVFIGGAVIQWLRDGLNAIRSSSEVQALAETVPDTGGVVLVPAFTGLGAPYWQPDSRGSLTGLTRGTTVAHIARAALESIAFQSAALLSAMSRDSVAAGGIKVNQLRVDGGACVNDLLMQFQADLLGIPVVRPAVIETTALGAAYLAGLHTGLYAGLDELSQQWRAERTFEPQMSREVAAEKMAAWERAVRQTVAV; via the coding sequence ATGAGCAATTACCTGTTGGCCCTGGACCAGGGCACTTCCAGCTCCCGCAGCATCGTTTTTGACCGCGCCGGCCGCGTGGTCGCGATGGCGCAACAAGAGTTTCCGCAGATCTACCCACAACCGGGCTGGGTCGAACACGATCCGCTCACGCTCTGGAGCACCCAGCTGGACACGGCGCGCCAGGCCATGAAAGAAGCCGGCCTGAGCGCGGCGGACATTCGGGCCATTGGGATCACCAATCAGCGCGAGACCACGGTGGTCTGGAACCGCAAAACTGGCGAACCGGTGTACAACGCCATCGTCTGGCAAGACCGCCGGGCAGAAGCCGCCTGCGTGAAGCTGCGCGACGCGGGCATGAACGACACCGTGTTGCAGAAAACCGGGCTGCGCATCGATGCCTATTTCTCAGGCACCAAACTGCAGTGGATCCTGGACAACGTGGCCGGCGCCCGGGCCCAGGCGGAGCGCGGTGAGCTGGCTTTTGGCACGGTGGACAGCTGGCTGATCTGGAAGCTCACCGGTGGTGCCGTGCACGCGACCGACCACAGCAATGCGGCCCGCACGATGCTGTTCAACATCCACACCCGCACCTGGGACAGCGAACTGCTGGACGCCTTGCACATCCCAGCCAGCCTGATGCCAGAGGCCCTGCCGTCGGCCGCCGAGTTCGGCCACACCCAGGCCGAATGGCTGGGCGCGCCGATGGTCATTGGCGGCGTGGCCGGCGACCAGCAAAGCGCCCTCTTCGGCCAGGCCTGCTTCCAGGCCGGCATGGCGAAAAACACCTACGGTACCGGCTGCTTCATGCTGATGCACACCGGCGAGCGCTTCCAGCTCAGCGAAAACGGGCTGATCACCACGGCTGCGGCCCAGCCCCCCGGGGCACCGCAATACGCGCTGGAGGGCAGCGTGTTCATTGGGGGCGCCGTGATCCAGTGGCTGCGCGACGGCCTCAACGCGATCAGGTCCAGCAGCGAAGTTCAGGCTCTGGCCGAAACGGTGCCCGACACGGGCGGCGTGGTGCTGGTGCCCGCCTTCACCGGCTTGGGCGCGCCATATTGGCAACCCGACAGCCGGGGCAGCCTCACCGGCCTCACCCGCGGTACCACGGTGGCCCACATCGCGCGCGCTGCGCTGGAGAGCATCGCCTTTCAAAGCGCCGCGCTGCTCTCGGCCATGAGCCGCGATTCGGTGGCCGCCGGCGGCATCAAGGTGAATCAACTGCGGGTCGACGGCGGAGCCTGCGTCAACGATTTGTTGATGCAGTTCCAGGCCGACTTGCTGGGCATTCCGGTGGTGCGCCCCGCCGTGATCGAAACCACGGCCCTGGGGGCGGCCTACCTGGCCGGGCTGCACACCGGGCTGTACGCCGGGTTGGACGAGTTGTCGCAACAATGGCGGGCCGAACGCACATTTGAGCCCCAGATGTCCCGTGAGGTAGCCGCAGAAAAGATGGCGGCCTGGGAGCGGGCTGTGCGCCAGACCGTGGCGGTCTGA
- the proC gene encoding pyrroline-5-carboxylate reductase yields MSTTSSSHPFITFVGGGNMASAILGGLLQKGHPTSALQVIEPWDAQRARLGEQFPGLRVHEAASDALHASDLVVWAVKPQTFKEAALEAGPHLGDALHLSVAAGITSESMAGWLKTERIVRAMPNTPALVGLGMTGLYARDAVSAAERGLVETVIKTTGELIWVSAETQLDAVTALSGSGPAYVFYFLEAMRDAGAEMGLPPELAQRLAMGTFAGATALAQQANETLQTMRARVTSKGGTTYAALTSMEASQIKENFTKAMHAAHKRAEELGVEFGG; encoded by the coding sequence ATGAGCACCACCTCCTCCTCCCATCCTTTCATCACCTTCGTCGGCGGCGGCAACATGGCCAGCGCCATCCTGGGAGGACTGCTCCAGAAGGGCCATCCCACATCCGCCTTGCAGGTGATCGAGCCCTGGGATGCGCAACGCGCCCGCTTGGGCGAACAATTCCCCGGCCTGCGGGTGCACGAGGCCGCGAGCGACGCACTGCACGCATCCGACTTGGTGGTGTGGGCGGTGAAGCCCCAGACCTTCAAGGAGGCTGCCCTCGAGGCCGGCCCGCATCTGGGCGACGCTCTGCACCTGAGCGTCGCCGCCGGCATCACCAGCGAAAGCATGGCGGGCTGGCTGAAGACCGAGCGCATCGTGCGCGCCATGCCCAACACGCCAGCCCTGGTCGGCCTGGGCATGACCGGCCTGTATGCCCGCGATGCCGTGAGCGCAGCAGAGCGCGGCTTGGTGGAAACGGTGATCAAAACCACAGGTGAACTGATCTGGGTGAGCGCCGAAACCCAGCTCGATGCGGTGACCGCCTTGTCTGGCTCAGGCCCGGCCTACGTTTTCTATTTCCTGGAAGCCATGCGGGATGCCGGCGCCGAAATGGGCTTGCCGCCCGAGCTGGCCCAGCGCCTGGCCATGGGCACCTTTGCCGGCGCCACCGCGCTGGCGCAGCAAGCCAACGAGACGCTGCAAACAATGCGGGCACGGGTTACATCGAAAGGGGGCACCACTTACGCGGCGCTCACGTCGATGGAGGCCAGCCAGATCAAAGAAAACTTCACGAAGGCCATGCACGCCGCTCACAAGCGGGCGGAGGAACTGGGCGTGGAGTTCGGAGGGTAA
- a CDS encoding 4-hydroxybenzoate octaprenyltransferase, which produces MKNKLKLYLDLIRWNRPAGWLLLLWPSLAALWLAADGFPGLHLTLVFGLGTVLMRSAGCCVNDVADREFDLHVKRTAQRPVTSGRIGVKEALGLGAVLAFVAFLLVLTTNLATIVWSFVGLALAVIYPYAKRHVSMPQAVLGVAFSFGIPMAFAAVTAGPAWELFDPSAGGVLTPAGFWDAVPWQAWALMVGNLFWVLAYDTEYAMVDRDDDLKIGMKTSAITLGDWDVAAVIGFYLVWLAVWTATLWGRVNPWVWGAMLVAALAQVAWHHRLIKGRTREGCFVAFRQNHWLGFTVFLGVVLGV; this is translated from the coding sequence GTGAAAAACAAACTCAAACTCTATCTGGACCTGATCCGCTGGAACCGTCCCGCAGGCTGGTTGCTCTTGCTCTGGCCCTCGCTGGCCGCGCTGTGGCTCGCGGCCGACGGTTTTCCTGGACTGCACCTCACGCTGGTATTCGGTTTGGGCACGGTCCTCATGCGCAGTGCGGGCTGCTGCGTGAACGATGTGGCCGACCGCGAATTTGATCTGCACGTCAAACGCACCGCGCAGCGACCCGTGACCAGTGGCCGTATCGGCGTGAAAGAAGCTTTGGGCTTGGGGGCGGTGCTGGCCTTCGTCGCCTTCCTGCTGGTGCTGACCACCAACCTCGCCACCATCGTCTGGTCTTTTGTGGGTCTGGCACTGGCCGTGATCTACCCCTATGCCAAACGCCATGTCTCCATGCCGCAGGCGGTGCTGGGGGTTGCGTTCAGTTTTGGGATACCCATGGCGTTTGCTGCAGTAACGGCTGGGCCGGCTTGGGAGCTGTTCGATCCGTCCGCTGGAGGGGTGTTGACGCCCGCGGGGTTTTGGGACGCTGTGCCCTGGCAGGCCTGGGCGCTGATGGTGGGCAACCTGTTCTGGGTACTGGCATATGACACCGAATACGCCATGGTGGACCGCGACGACGATCTCAAGATCGGCATGAAAACCTCGGCCATCACGCTGGGCGACTGGGACGTGGCGGCGGTGATCGGGTTCTACCTGGTGTGGCTGGCCGTCTGGACCGCCACGCTGTGGGGGCGCGTGAACCCATGGGTGTGGGGCGCGATGCTGGTTGCGGCCTTGGCCCAGGTGGCATGGCACCACCGCCTGATCAAAGGCCGCACGCGCGAAGGTTGTTTCGTCGCTTTCCGCCAGAACCACTGGCTGGGGTTCACGGTGTTTCTCGGGGTGGTGCTCGGCGTTTGA
- a CDS encoding hydrogen peroxide-inducible genes activator, whose product MTLTELKYIVAVAREKHFGKAAEACFVSQPTLSVAIKKLEEELELKIFERNASEIAITPLGEEIVRQAQTVLEQAASIKEIAKRGKDPLAGPLRLGVIYTIGPYLLPNLVRQVIERTPQMPLMLQENFTVRLLEQLRLGEIDCAILAEPFPETNLAMAPLYDEPFLAAVPVGHPLAQQTTITSEELKRETMLLLGTGHCFRDHVLEVCPEFARFSNDTEGIRKSFEGSSLETIKHMVAAGMGVTLVPRLSVPTSALNGSPADEQDFGDSSFVRYLPFKGEAPTRRVVLAWRRSFTRYEAIAELRNAIYACELPGVKRLS is encoded by the coding sequence ATGACCCTGACCGAACTCAAGTACATCGTGGCCGTGGCCCGCGAAAAGCACTTTGGCAAAGCCGCCGAAGCCTGTTTCGTGTCGCAGCCCACCTTGTCCGTGGCCATCAAAAAGCTGGAAGAGGAGCTGGAGCTCAAAATTTTTGAGCGCAATGCCAGTGAGATCGCGATCACGCCGCTGGGTGAAGAGATCGTGCGCCAGGCGCAAACGGTGCTGGAGCAGGCCGCGAGCATCAAGGAAATCGCCAAGCGCGGCAAAGATCCATTGGCCGGCCCGCTGCGCCTGGGGGTGATCTACACCATTGGCCCTTACCTGCTGCCCAACCTCGTGCGCCAGGTGATCGAGCGCACTCCGCAGATGCCGCTGATGCTGCAGGAGAATTTCACGGTGAGGCTGCTGGAGCAGCTGCGCCTGGGCGAGATCGATTGCGCCATCCTGGCCGAGCCGTTCCCGGAAACCAACCTGGCCATGGCGCCGCTTTACGACGAGCCGTTTCTGGCGGCGGTCCCGGTGGGTCATCCGCTGGCGCAGCAAACCACCATCACGTCCGAGGAGCTCAAGCGCGAAACCATGCTGTTGCTGGGCACCGGCCATTGTTTTCGGGACCATGTGCTGGAAGTCTGCCCCGAGTTCGCGCGCTTTTCGAACGACACCGAAGGCATCCGCAAGAGCTTCGAAGGCTCGTCGCTGGAAACCATCAAACACATGGTGGCGGCCGGTATGGGCGTGACACTGGTGCCCCGCCTGTCGGTGCCCACCTCGGCGCTGAATGGCAGTCCGGCAGACGAACAGGATTTCGGTGACTCGTCGTTTGTGCGCTACCTGCCGTTCAAGGGCGAAGCGCCGACACGGCGCGTGGTGCTGGCCTGGCGCCGCAGCTTTACCCGCTACGAAGCCATCGCCGAACTGCGCAATGCCATTTACGCCTGCGAACTGCCGGGCGTCAAACGGCTGTCCTGA
- the recG gene encoding ATP-dependent DNA helicase RecG: protein MPAPIDSKSAAPALSAPQKALRKLGLVRDIDLALHLPLRYEDETRIVKLSDAREGQTVQVEGTVVDSEVSFRPRRQLLVTLDDGSDTCTLRFFSFYPSHQNALAVGARVRVRGEVRGGFMGRTMMHPSFHAAGGELPDALTPVYPTSAQLPQAYLRKAVASGLRRADLSETVPPALLHSLADVVRNADGPLFTLRDALAYLHHPGPEVSLDALEDRSHPAWQRLKAEELLAQQLSQLVAKRERDALRAPALRAKPGGLHEQLLAVLPFSLTAAQRRVGDEIASDLARQVPMHRLLQGDVGSGKTVVAALAATIAMDAGWQCALMAPTEILAEQHFSKLIGWLEPLLSPLGKRVAWLTGGQKKKQRTEMLALIASGEAALVVGTHAVIQDQVQFRNLALAIIDEQHRFGVAQRLALRSKMGPGVALTEQSPERRGSGSASSPALPLEGRSGDAKRATDGGETNSGRGSGSASSPALPLEGRADLEPHLLMMTATPIPRTLAMSYYADLDVSTIDELPPGRTPILTKVMSDQRRDDVIERIGAQVAEGRQVYWVCPLIEESEALDLSNATQTHADLSEALPGVLVGLLHSRMTSPEKKVVMDMFKAGHMGLLVSTTVIEVGVDVPNASLMVIEHAERFGLSQLHQLRGRVGRGAAASACVLIYSPPEGGRLSETARERLKAMAETNDGFEIARRDLEIRGPGEFMGARQSGAAMLRFADLETDGHLLAWAREAAAQMLVKNPEAAEKHSARWLGTKAEFLKA from the coding sequence ATGCCTGCCCCGATCGACAGCAAGTCCGCAGCCCCCGCGTTGTCTGCGCCTCAGAAAGCCCTGCGCAAGCTGGGCCTGGTGCGGGACATCGACCTGGCGCTGCATTTGCCGCTGCGTTACGAAGACGAAACCCGCATCGTGAAGCTCAGTGATGCGCGTGAAGGCCAGACGGTGCAGGTGGAAGGCACCGTGGTGGACAGCGAGGTGAGCTTTCGCCCCCGGCGCCAGCTGCTGGTCACCCTGGACGACGGCAGTGACACCTGCACCCTGCGGTTTTTCAGCTTTTACCCATCGCACCAGAACGCATTGGCCGTGGGGGCGCGCGTGCGGGTGCGGGGCGAAGTGCGCGGCGGCTTCATGGGGCGCACGATGATGCACCCTTCGTTTCACGCGGCCGGGGGCGAGCTGCCCGATGCACTCACGCCGGTGTACCCCACCAGCGCGCAGCTGCCCCAGGCCTACCTGCGCAAGGCGGTGGCCAGCGGTTTGCGGCGGGCCGACCTGTCGGAGACGGTGCCGCCCGCCTTGTTGCACAGCCTGGCAGATGTGGTGCGCAACGCGGACGGTCCCCTGTTCACCCTGCGCGATGCGCTGGCTTACCTGCACCACCCGGGGCCCGAGGTGTCGCTGGACGCGCTGGAAGACCGCAGCCACCCGGCCTGGCAACGCCTCAAGGCCGAAGAGCTCCTGGCGCAACAGCTGTCGCAGCTGGTCGCCAAGCGGGAGCGCGACGCTTTACGCGCCCCTGCCTTGCGGGCCAAGCCGGGCGGGTTGCACGAACAGTTGCTTGCCGTCCTGCCCTTTTCCCTAACGGCCGCCCAGCGCAGGGTAGGCGATGAGATCGCCAGCGATCTCGCACGCCAAGTGCCCATGCACCGATTGCTGCAAGGCGATGTGGGCTCCGGAAAAACAGTGGTGGCGGCCTTGGCGGCCACCATTGCCATGGATGCCGGCTGGCAATGCGCGCTCATGGCGCCCACGGAAATTCTCGCCGAACAGCATTTTTCCAAACTCATCGGCTGGCTGGAGCCGCTGCTCTCGCCATTGGGCAAACGCGTGGCCTGGCTCACCGGCGGCCAGAAAAAGAAGCAACGCACCGAGATGTTGGCCCTGATCGCCAGCGGCGAGGCTGCTTTGGTGGTGGGCACCCACGCCGTGATCCAGGATCAGGTGCAATTTCGAAACCTTGCCTTGGCCATCATTGACGAACAACACCGCTTTGGCGTGGCCCAGCGCCTGGCGCTCAGAAGCAAGATGGGGCCTGGAGTGGCGTTGACTGAGCAAAGCCCAGAACGCCGCGGATCTGGCTCTGCCAGTTCGCCAGCGTTGCCCCTTGAGGGGCGGAGTGGCGACGCGAAGCGCGCAACCGATGGGGGGGAGACCAATTCAGGCCGCGGATCTGGCTCTGCCAGTTCGCCAGCGTTGCCCCTCGAGGGGCGGGCTGATCTCGAGCCCCATTTGCTCATGATGACCGCCACCCCGATACCGCGAACCCTCGCGATGAGCTACTACGCCGACCTCGATGTGTCCACCATCGACGAGCTGCCCCCAGGGCGAACGCCCATCTTGACCAAGGTGATGTCGGACCAGCGGCGGGATGACGTGATCGAGCGCATTGGCGCGCAAGTGGCCGAAGGCCGTCAGGTGTACTGGGTGTGCCCGCTGATCGAAGAAAGCGAAGCGCTGGATTTGTCCAATGCCACCCAGACACACGCCGATCTGAGCGAAGCCTTGCCGGGCGTGCTGGTGGGCCTGCTGCATTCGCGCATGACCTCACCAGAAAAGAAGGTGGTCATGGACATGTTCAAGGCCGGCCACATGGGCTTGCTGGTGTCCACCACGGTGATTGAGGTGGGGGTGGATGTGCCCAACGCCTCACTCATGGTGATCGAACACGCCGAGCGCTTCGGCCTGAGCCAGCTGCACCAGTTGCGCGGCCGGGTCGGGCGGGGCGCTGCGGCATCGGCCTGCGTATTGATCTACTCCCCCCCTGAGGGTGGCCGCCTCAGCGAAACGGCGCGCGAGCGGCTCAAGGCCATGGCCGAGACCAACGACGGTTTCGAGATCGCCCGGCGCGACCTCGAAATCCGTGGTCCGGGCGAGTTCATGGGCGCGCGCCAGTCGGGTGCCGCCATGCTGCGCTTTGCCGATCTGGAGACCGACGGGCATTTGTTGGCCTGGGCGCGGGAAGCCGCCGCTCAGATGTTGGTGAAGAACCCGGAGGCCGCCGAGAAACATTCGGCACGCTGGCTGGGCACCAAGGCCGAATTCCTCAAAGCCTGA
- a CDS encoding flavin reductase family protein, whose protein sequence is MTEAEHFYEPAQGHGLPHDPFNAIVGPRPIGWVSTCGAEGVLNLAPYSFFNAFNYTPPIVGFSSIGYKDSVRNIEATGEFVWNLVTRPLVEAMNQTCAAVGPEVDEFALAGLTPAASRLVKVPRVQESPVAFECRLTQMIQLTSALGEPVESWLILGEVVGVHIAQRLLKDGMYDTANAEHVLRGGGPADYFSIGPEQLFKLYRPR, encoded by the coding sequence ATGACCGAAGCCGAGCATTTTTACGAACCCGCACAGGGCCACGGCCTGCCCCACGACCCCTTCAACGCCATCGTGGGCCCCAGGCCCATCGGCTGGGTCTCGACCTGCGGCGCTGAGGGCGTGCTCAACCTGGCGCCCTACAGCTTCTTCAATGCGTTCAACTACACGCCGCCGATCGTGGGCTTCTCCAGCATCGGCTACAAAGACTCGGTGCGCAACATCGAAGCCACGGGCGAATTTGTCTGGAACCTGGTCACCCGTCCGCTGGTCGAGGCCATGAACCAGACCTGCGCCGCGGTGGGGCCCGAGGTCGATGAATTCGCACTGGCGGGCCTCACGCCCGCCGCCTCTCGCCTGGTGAAGGTGCCTCGGGTGCAGGAGAGCCCTGTGGCCTTCGAATGCCGTCTGACCCAAATGATCCAGCTGACCTCGGCGCTGGGCGAGCCCGTCGAGAGCTGGCTGATCTTGGGCGAAGTGGTGGGTGTGCACATTGCCCAGCGGCTGCTGAAAGACGGTATGTACGACACAGCCAACGCAGAGCATGTTTTGCGCGGCGGCGGCCCGGCCGACTATTTCAGCATCGGACCCGAGCAGCTGTTCAAGCTCTACCGTCCCCGCTGA
- the queA gene encoding tRNA preQ1(34) S-adenosylmethionine ribosyltransferase-isomerase QueA, producing MHPAPPRDFTVADFDFSLPDELIAQHPAAERSASRLLDGTGDAPADRIFRELPDQLRAGDLLVFNDTQVVKARLFGEKASGGKFEILIERVLLPHEASDGSENEVVVHFRVSKKPQPGGLLHLVGGLHGGGFDATFIDRWPDAQGQLFRLRLQGPAGETPYELMERHGHVPLPPYITHADDADDERRYQTVFARVPGAVAAPTAALHFDEGVLSALDARGVQRASVTLHVGAGTFAPMKTEQISEHVMHHERYAIPPETVQAIADCRARGGRIVAVGTTTVRTLESWARSGDTQGDTNIFITPGFDFQVVDLLVTNFHLPKSTLMMLVSALAGYEHVMALYAHAVAQRYRFFSYGDAMLLQRSPP from the coding sequence ATGCACCCAGCGCCCCCTCGCGACTTCACCGTCGCCGACTTTGACTTCTCCCTGCCCGACGAGCTGATCGCCCAGCACCCTGCCGCGGAACGCAGCGCGTCCCGCTTGCTGGATGGCACCGGCGATGCCCCTGCCGACCGCATCTTTCGCGAACTGCCCGATCAATTGCGCGCCGGCGATCTGCTGGTATTCAACGACACCCAGGTGGTCAAGGCCCGGCTCTTCGGCGAGAAGGCCAGCGGGGGCAAGTTCGAGATCCTGATCGAGCGGGTGTTGTTGCCTCACGAAGCCAGCGACGGCAGCGAAAACGAGGTGGTGGTGCATTTCCGGGTCAGCAAAAAGCCCCAACCCGGTGGGCTGTTGCATCTGGTGGGAGGGCTCCACGGCGGTGGATTCGACGCCACCTTCATCGACCGCTGGCCAGACGCACAGGGCCAGCTGTTTCGCCTGCGCCTGCAAGGGCCGGCCGGCGAAACGCCCTATGAGCTGATGGAGCGCCACGGCCATGTGCCGCTGCCGCCCTACATCACCCACGCAGACGACGCCGATGACGAACGCCGCTACCAGACGGTATTTGCCCGCGTACCCGGCGCCGTGGCCGCGCCCACCGCCGCGCTGCACTTTGACGAAGGGGTGCTCTCGGCGCTCGATGCACGCGGTGTTCAGCGCGCCAGCGTGACCCTGCACGTGGGAGCCGGCACCTTTGCCCCCATGAAAACCGAGCAGATCAGCGAACACGTGATGCACCACGAGCGGTACGCGATACCGCCCGAAACCGTGCAGGCCATCGCCGACTGCCGCGCGCGCGGTGGCCGGATCGTCGCGGTTGGCACAACCACTGTGCGCACGCTGGAGAGCTGGGCGCGCTCGGGCGACACCCAGGGCGACACCAACATTTTCATCACGCCCGGATTTGATTTCCAGGTGGTGGACCTGCTGGTCACCAACTTCCACCTGCCCAAGTCGACGTTGATGATGCTGGTCAGCGCCCTGGCCGGCTACGAGCATGTGATGGCCTTGTACGCCCATGCGGTCGCCCAGCGCTACCGATTCTTCAGCTATGGCGATGCCATGCTGCTCCAGCGATCGCCACCCTGA